The following coding sequences are from one Lolium rigidum isolate FL_2022 chromosome 6, APGP_CSIRO_Lrig_0.1, whole genome shotgun sequence window:
- the LOC124662797 gene encoding aspartic proteinase PCS1-like: MRPPSVTDGHAKNRSLPLSTFIEMLMASWAPFTRARRVGPGSFLLPTTAMPPPIVLCLLLVLLAVPWSSCEAATAGTKPLLLSLRARQMPARALPRQPSKLRFHHNVSLTVSLAVGTPPQNVTMVLDTGSELSWLLCAPSSRNATTTTFRPRASASFAAVPCASPQCRSRDLPSPPACDGASRRCQVSLSYADGSSSDGALATDVFAVGSSAAAGAPPLRAAFGCMSSAFDSSPDGVASAGLLGMNRGALSFVSQASTRRFSYCISDRDDAGVLLLGHSDLPTFLPLNYTPLYQPARPLPYFDRVAYSVQLLGIRVGSKHLPIPASVLAPDHTGAGQTMVDSGTQFTFLLGDAYAAVKAEFLRQTRPLPLLRALDDDEGPGFAFQEAFDTCFRVPRGRAPPAARLPRVTLLFNGAEMAVGGDRLLYKVPGERRGGGDAVWCLTFGNADLVPIMAYVIGHHHQMNLWVEYDLERGRVGLAPVRCDVASERLGLML, from the exons ATGAGGCCACCGTCAGTCACAGATGGTCACGCCAAGAACAGGTCGCTGCCCCTCTCGACATTCATCGAGATGCTCATGGCGTCATGGG CCCCATTCACGCGCGCGCGTAGAGTAGGTCCCGGTTCTTTCCTGCTCCCAACCACCGCCATGCCTCCCCCGATTGTCCTTTGCCTGCTCCTCGTCCTGCTCGCCGTGCCATGGTCTTCCtgcgaggcggcgacggcggggacGAAGCCGCTGCTGCTGTCGCTGCGGGCGCGGCAGATGCCGGCCAGGGCGCTGCCGCGGCAGCCGAGCAAGCTGCGGTTCCACCACAACGTCAGCCTCACCGTCTCGCTCGCCGTCGGCACGCCGCCGCAGAACGTTACCATGGTGCTCGACACCGGCAGCGAGCTGTCCTGGCTGCTCTGCGCGCCGTCCAGCCGCAACGCCACGACGACGACCTTCCGCCCGAGAGCCTCGGCCAGCTTCGCCGCGGTGCCCTGCGCCTCCCCGCAGTGCCGCTCCCGCGACCTGCCGTCCCCACCGGCCTGCGACGGGGCCTCGCGGCGGTGCCAGGTGTCCCTCTCCTACGCGGACGGGTCCTCCTCGGACGGCGCGCTGGCGACGGACGTCTTCGCCGTCGGCAGcagcgcggcggcgggggcgccgCCCCTCCGCGCGGCGTTCGGCTGCATGTCCTCCGCGTTCGACTCCTCCCCGGACGGCGTGGCCAGCGCGGGGCTGCTGGGCATGAACCGCGGCGCGCTCTCCTTCGTGTCGCAGGCCAGCACCCGGCGCTTCTCCTACTGCATCTCCGACCGCGACGACGCGGGGGTGCTGCTGCTGGGCCACAGCGACCTCCCCACCTTCCTGCCGCTCAACTACACGCCCCTGTACCAGCCGGCGCGCCCGCTGCCCTACTTCGACCGCGTCGCCTACTCCGTGCAGCTCCTGGGCATCCGCGTGGGCTCCAAACACCTGCCCATCCCGGCGTCCGTCCTCGCGCCGGACCACACGGGCGCCGGGCAGACCATGGTGGACTCGGGCACGCAGTTCACCTTCCTCCTCGGCGACGCCTACGCGGCGGTGAAAGCCGAGTTCTTGCGGCAGACCAGGCCGCTCCCGCTCCTCCGGGCgctggacgacgacgagggcccgGGCTTCGCGTTCCAGGAGGCGTTCGACACCTGCTTCCGCGTGCCCCGCGGGCGGGCGCCGCCGGCGGCCCGGCTCCCGCGCGTGACGCTGCTGTTCAACGGCGCGGAGATGGCGGTCGGCGGGGACCGGCTGCTGTACAAGGTCCCCGGGGAGCGGCGCGGGGGCGGCGACGCCGTGTGGTGCCTCACGTTCGGCAACGCGGACTTGGtgcccatcatggcgtacgtgatcggccaccaccaccagatgAACCTGTGGGTGGAGTACGACCTGGAGCGCGGCCGCGTCGGCCTCGCCCCCGTCCGCTGCGACGTGGCCAGCGAGCGCCTCGGCCTCATGCTCTGA